A segment of the Stigmatopora nigra isolate UIUO_SnigA chromosome 15, RoL_Snig_1.1, whole genome shotgun sequence genome:
GAACTTTGTACCTGATTCAAGTGTTAAATAGTTGTGAtgattttgtatgtagaaaaaaaatcatgcatatGCTTggaaaatattgaattttattCCAAATACTATAATAAAAATTTGGAGCAACAATTGAAGcctgtttgcattttttctaatgacatttttttcttcttttgagtCGGATTTCCTGTTTGCGGCGTCCGGTCTCTCTGGTTCAAAGCGTTTTGTTCTCCAGCGTGCCGACACGCTGGCTCAGCTCCTCCAGCGTGGCTTTCAGGGATTTCAACTCTCGCCTCAAAGCAGACACGTCCTGGAATGACAGACAgaaatatttgtgaaaaaaaaggagtggcaaaaagtcaagtaaaaaatgaaaacaaagactCGTGCTCACCTGGGCCTCGGCTCCGCCGGCAGCCCCGCCTCCTCCGGAAGCCCCGCCTCCCAGGTTGCCGCTCTTCAGGAGGCTCTTGTGAAGCGTGAACTCCACGGCCTTGGCGGTGGCCACGAAGCCGTCTTTGAGCGAGAGCGGCACGGGCGGGGCCTCCTTGCCGGCAAACCATTCGTCGGCCTCCGCCGAGGCTTGGGGGCCCGCCGTGTCGGGGTACAGGTCCTCCTGGAACTGGTCCGACTGCGCCGGggggagaaaagaaaagaaaatgtgggCGCCTTTCCACTCAGCCTTCGTGGTCGTGTCACCACTACCTTTCGGGGCACCGTCATGACGATGGGCTCGCACTTCTTCTCGTGGAGTTTGTAGAACCTGCCGGGAAAGGGGAAAGGTCAGGCCACGGGAACGGCGGCCCGGTAGGCCACTTTAGATTCCACGAGATCCCGTGTCTACCTGGCGATCTCGCACTTGTGGATCTCCAGGCCCCTCTTGGGCATGTAGCCCATGCCCTTCTGGCTGTCCATGCTGCTGTACATGGACAGGTAGTGCACGTAGGGCGGTTCCTCCGTCACCTCGAAGTAGCGGATGCTGCTGTCGccctgtggggggggggggtttgcggATGGCGCTCAACGGGGGAGCGGGCCCGACCGGGGCCCGACCGGGGCCCGACCGGGGCCCGACCGGGGCCCGACCGCGGCCCGACCGGGGCCCGACCGGGCCGACTGACCTTGCCGCACAGATAGAGCACGCCGGTGTCCCGGTCGAAGAAAGGCAGGAGGACGCCGCTGCTGGTGTCCACTTCTTGGAGGGTCAGCGGGGAGCTAAAGTCCTCCTGAAACATTTTGACACATCTAAGGGCACTTTgtatggagggagggagggaggagcttAAGTGACAGCAAATCAATGGCCACTCACCAGGTCCCACAGCGCCACCTGCCTCTCGCTCATGCGACTGAAGCCCGTGGTGAGGATCCTCCCGTCCGAGACCCAGACGGCCCGCACGGGCCTGGAGCCCTCGTGAGCTTTCTCCTTCTCCTGTTGAGCGACCGAGAACACCGAGTTAGAGTCCTGGATTGGCCACGCCCACCCTCCTACAGGAACACCTACTTGGAGGACCACGCCTTtcctgggctccagcacccgcaGCGTCTTGTCCTTGCAGGAGGTCAGGATCTTGGAGCCGTCGGCGTTCCAGCAGGCGCCGTAGATGACGTCCGGGTGAACCTGGTCCATCCTGACCACCGCCTGGCCGCGGGCCACGTTCCAGAGGATCAGCACGTTGTCGCAGCCTGGGGAAAAAGGACGCGGGTCCACCTCAGCGCCAAGAGGTGAGCGGCTGAGGCGCGCTCACCTGCGCTCAGCAGAACGTTGCGGGCGCTGGGGTGCCAGCTGAGGATGCCCACGCGCCTGGAGTGGCCCTCCAGCTTGACCACCGGTCGCGTCAGCGGCGACGTCAAGCCGCCGTCCGGGATCTCCCAAATCTGCCCGGAGGGAGGACCAATGAACGGGACTCTCCGTGACCCCTGGGCCAGGCCGGGACCAGGCCGGGCGGGACTCACCATGACGCTGCAGTCCTCCGAGCCACTGGCGATGACGTTGTCGTTGTGGGGGCAGAACTCGATGTCCAGCACGGGCCCCTTGTGGCCGCACACGGTGGGGTAGGACATGTCGATGCGACCCGTCTGAAAGGCCACGTTCTCTTTTTGAAATCATCAacccaatagacgtccaatccaaatgTTTCCCACGAGtagagccataaaaaaaagtcttcggGGCCAGAAAGGTCCCGGCCGGCCATCTTTAGCGAGTGCTTGTGGCCAATGCCCCCGATGAAAAATGAGCGTGCCGCTGGTGAAACTGCCAATTTCACAAGGCGCATTTAAGGAACAAGGCGTACGTCGTCTTGAAGAAAAAGTCAGGTGGGGGCCGGCGGCTTGCAGGGGGTGCTTGCATCCGGCCCACACCAAAGTGCGTCCGCCTCCAAATATGGTGAAAACATCTTTGAGAGCTTTCAAACTTCCCCATTTGCTTGACAGCGTGAAGACGGACGGCCACTTTGATGAACAAAGTTCACATCATCGCCACCAgactctttttttctcctttcgaCAATATCCTTGACCGTCTTTATAAAAAATCTTCGAAACACCATGCTTTCCCACCCCATTCCCATCTTGTAACAGTGCCTCATCGTTCAAAAGGTACATTTGGAGcatttttggagcatttttcgGAACCCACCTTGTTGAGGGGGAGGACCATGAAGGCCCCGCCGCCGCTGGCGTCCACGATCATGGCCACGAACTTGGGGTTGACGGAGCAGAAGGTGCTGTCCCAGGTCATCTGGGAGACGCGGATGTCGTCGTAGCAGTGGTCGGCCTTGGCCGCCTGGCCGAAGACGTGGCGGAACTTGCTGCTCCGCACCACCTGCGGGGAcatggcggcggcgacgacgacctgcccgcaaaacaaacaaacgaatATTCATCGGATTCATTCCACCTTAAATGGCACCCGGCGGTtcgagagaaaaataaatactactatTTCTAAAGGGAAAAATttgaggtttttaaaaaaatccttttcatccattcattttctcacggggggtgccggagcctatcccagccaactacgggcaccGGGCcatcactttgacacgtgttctAGAACCAATTGATTTGGTGAGGAGAGCAACCAGATGGTTGGCAGGAGCGTATCCACGCATCGGGCCACAAAGTATGGCCATGTAGCGATACGTTGTTACCCTAAGCCTTACTTTGCGCGCCTTCCGGCCCCTTCAGAAAGAGGAAGTGGGGTCGGGCCGGCTTGCCTAAGCGCTTCCGCTTCTCTTTGCTGCAGCtgtgtggaaaaataaaataaaaatagcccCAAAATGCACCGTCCAGGTGGCCAAAAAGGACAAAAGGGCACGAAAAAGGAGGTCAACGACGTCCGTTTTGGGCTTTGGGGAAAAGGTCGCGACCTCCCGCCGACACCCGAACGGAGTTGGCTCGTTAGGACGAGGATGCAAAGCAGAGTTGGCCAAGTCCGCTCCTCCCGAGTCCCTCAGTTTTCCATATTTCCTTCCAGcgacacacctgaatcaaatcatggCCATCAAGCttgtggacagcttgctgatgacttgatcatttgattcaggtgtgcaagaggagggagaaaaatatggaaaacgGACAACGGCTCTCCGGGACCGGAACTTGGCCACCCCCAACGTAAAAAGTCTGCCTACCTGGCGCTTTGCGTGCGTGCCGGGTTGAGGTGGCGAGGGCGGGCTGGCTGGCGTCGGTGTGCAGCGGCCGGACGGAATGAGCGGCGCGAGGAAGACGCAGAAGAAAGGCGTCTCGGCAGGAAGTAGGCGGTGAcgtcggcggtggcggcggaggGCGCAATTTGCAGCAGAGGAAGCTCGGCCATTGCGTTAGCGTTACGACCCAAGAAGCCACCCGCCAACTGACTTGACTTGATACATTTCATCCCTTTTgaaaaagttattattatttattttgtatgaagaaggaaaaaaagcaccCCCCAATAAAGTTTGTTTCACTTGTGGAATTATATCGAATGAATAcatggggtgccggagcctaaccCCAGCAGATACTCccgacagaagacacgggcAAATCTTTTAGAAATATAGACTTTGGTTTATTGCACAATGGTTACAGGAGCGGCAAAAGCGTCAAACGTCGCCACCCCCAAATGGTCCTTCTGGCGTCCGTCAACGCCGTGGATTCACTTCAATATTCCCGTGAAATAGTCTTCAAAAGCACAACACCGGAGGCCATTTACAGCACGGGTTAGCCAATTGAGCCAGGGCTCGCCTTCCGCTACTATTAGGGCACCTGAGAAGACACCGCCTTCCCCGTTTTTCACTTCTTATGCATAGTTTGACCTGGGGCTCGCCACTGTTTTCATGCTTAAAGTCATACcgctcatatatatatatatatatatgcacgaTATATTATTTACACGACCTTCATGGACTTGGGGCCCTTTTGAGAGCAGAGAAGGGAGGCTAGCTGCCAGCTAACTCGCTAGCCGCCAGCTAACTCACTAAACTCGCTAGCTGCCAGCGTACTGGCTAAACACCAGCCAACTCGCTAAGCTAACTGGCTAGACACCAGCAAACTCGCTAGGCTAACTCCCAGCTAACTGGCTAGCTTTCGGCTAACTCACTAACCACGCTCATGCAACGGCGTGCTAATTTGGCAACGTGAGCGTTGGGACAGCAAAAAATACCTCTGTCCTGAAACATAAGTGCAATGAAAGGGGCTTCAATGTGactatattttaaaatcaaacgCATGTAGTTTGTTATGCGTGAAGAAAATTGCAACCCGTCTCATCCGAGTTGAACAAAtatacaccatttttttcccaatgctACGTCAATATCACCAAAAAGCATAGTTCGGAAATACAAATGCTAAACAAGTTCCAaaacgtgcattttttttacccccaaaatAACCTGACATTGGCCTTACTTGCGAGTACTCATCGGCTAAGTAaaactactatatatatatatgtgactATCGGGAccaaaatgcacacaaaaaaaacaaccattctgCAGCCAAATGGCCCACGTTGGAGTGttgtttgtttagttttgttctgtcttttttttttttttttttactacttacCATTATGGGCGGCGGGTGGGGACACTAGCTAGCTCGACGTCCATCCAAACGGACGGACGTGGAAACGTGACTACTGTGGGTGGGCATGGATGCATAGGTGACTACACGCCGACCTCTCCCAGTCAGTCCTGGGCCGGCAGCAACGTTAGTCTCAATTTGGAACATTTTGGCTCCGAAGGGCATTCCGAGCATCCTCGTCATGCAAATGGACGCCACTAGAGGGCAGGAGAGCACCGGTTTCCTTCTCAAGTGGCTTTGGAAGCGCAAAGTAGCCCAAGAAGCAACGTCTTGGTGTCAAAACCACCAAACTAAGTGCATTTGTGAGTGGCAAACTTACAAAGTCAGGCggaaatgtttttcaaacacTTGTTTGTGATCCGTCCATTTCACATGGGGATTTTCAAGGTAGCCCCGTCTGGACCAAGAGGCCGTCACGTGACCACTCGCTGCCAATCGGCCGTCTTCATACGACCGCCCGGAGTCTGAGCGGATGGGGGCCGGGCCGGGGCCGGGCCGGGGCCGGGCCGGGCCGGGACCGTGACGTGACTCCGTTTGCCGCCCGGGGGTCCTCAGTCGGAGGGACAGCGGTAGCTGTGGATCCACAGCAGGTCGTCCAGGACCCCCCAGTGCAGGTAGAGGATGGAGATGACCACCAGCACGTGCATGATCTGGTGGCTGTTGCACCAGTAGTCAAAGAGGCCCGGGCGGAAGCGCTCGGGGACGCGGGCGATGTTGATGACGCCGCCCAGCACGGCCAGCGCGTCCATGGTCAGGAAGTGGCGCAGCGAGGTGGGGCTGCCGCCGCCCACGCCCGCCCAGCGCAGCACGAAGAAGGAGAAGCGGAAGAGCGCCTGCCAGGCGAAGGAACGCAGTCTCCGAACGCTGCTCCTCGCCGTCACCGCGCAGTAGATGGCGTAGGCCGACAGCACGATGTACAGCCACAGCGCCGCCGTGCGCGTCCGCGGGTAGCACAGGAGGGTGCTGTACAGGATCGGCAGCGCCCCTGCAATTGGGCACAGTTAGTTTGGggactaaaaaaacattttaaatgaccatTGAATGTCTGTTTTCacatccatttgtttttttccgttgAATTTCAACGGACGTCAAGGTTCATTTCCTCCCCCCGCAAACAAAGGTGGCGGTCGTACCCAGCGTGTTGATCATGCAAATGCCGCAGACGTCCAGCTTGAGCAGGGTGTGGTAGACGGGCTCGCCGCCCTCGTGGTTCATGAAGAGGTGGTAGAGCACCGAGCCCAGTTGTGGCGACAGGCAGGCCAGGAAGTGGGCCACGCCCAGCCAGGTCACGCTGATCTGGGACCAGGGGATGTTCAGGGGCAGCAGCACCACAAAACACACCAAAGGGATGCCTGAAAAGGGGAAACCACAAGGAGAAGACCTCGGCGTCAATCAGGCGAAAGCCCACAGTAGTGTGTACAAAAGGTTAGAGGAAGAACACGACGGCAATTTGGAAAAGGAAAAGTGTCGTGAGCGAACTGACCGTGAGTGTAGATGTTCCCCAGCTCGTTGTGAAGGTAGAAGAGACTCCGGATGCATTCCTGCGCCGACGACACGGGCCGGTAACCCGTCAGGACGTACTGGTTGAACTGCAGGTGCGGCGGAGAACTGGCCCGGTCCAGCAGCCTCCGCGGTCCCTTGAGGAAGGCCAGGGCCAGGAGCGCCGACAGCACAAAGCCGCCAAACAGACACGGGGCCGACGGCGGCACCCCGCCGAACAGGGACAGCGCCGACTGGACGCCCATGTAGACGTTGAGCAAAAGGACGGCGGCCAGAACTTTGCGGGACATCATTTCCCAACGCTCCCTCCGAGAAAGCGCTGGCGTTCCCCCAGTTTGCCCGCTCAACGGCTGCCCatcagtccgtccgtctgtccgtcgaaGCCTCGCCGCCGGACCAAGTGGCATCCGCCTGGCCGGGATGGCCACCTGACCGGTCTCCTGACCGGTCTCCTGACCgaccgctgccgccgccgccgccaccgcagcCGCTGCGAGGAGGACTCATGGGGGACAACGGCAGTCAGTGCGGCCTCCTCTTCGCGTCCACAGTGGCTTAATCGTCGCTAGCATCCTGGCCGGGCGGGGGGAGCGGATGCTGTCGCCGGCCGCCGGCGCGCGTCGGCCATGCAGCTCCGGAGAGATGCCGAGCCGAGTCGAGTCGAGCCGAGTCGAGTCGAGCCGAGTCGAGCCGAGTCGAGCCGAGGGCAGCCGAACCGAGCCGAACCGAGCCCGAGCGAGCCTGCTGTCCTCTCGATTCCTAGCCTCGCTCGCGACGGTCGCCCTCGACCTTCTTCTCCAAAATGTGACCGCCAAAGAagcgacacacaaaaaaaggccagtgatttttttcccttccggGCCAGCTGAGATTGGAGCTAGCAGAACACCGGGCTACCGACGCCCTGAAACACGGGGCCTCGGGACAGCGTTTTTTTCTCGCTTTTCCTCGCGGAACACGCTCGGTATAGTCGTCGCCGCGGCTCACGGTgactttttcctctttattttgaTGGCTCAATGGAAGTCTGAGGTGTCCTGGCGAAGCGGGCGGCCTCGGAATGGATTCGCTGCGGTGCGCTGAATGAACCAGAAAGTCAAGCAGGCTCCGCTCAAATCGTTGGCTTCTGTTCACCCCTTCAAAGTAAACACCCAAAAGCTGTGGTTAGGTGCAATCTCCCGTGACTAGcctaattgaaaacaaaatataaaacaagaACTAACATAGTGCACTACTAAATGGACCCAAAGTTCATTTCAATCGGTTAAGCATCACAAAAAGCAGCACCAAAACGTTTACTGTGAAAATCCTGAGCCTCACTTCCTGCTCtgtcacaaaaataaatctcAACCCAACATACCGGCGGCGCGCCTTCCACTCCTTATTTCCTCATTGTACATATATGATTATATTACACCATGTGTCAGACGTATTAGTATTGAAACTCTTGCTCTTATAACGATTTGGGAAAACTAATCAAGCAGATTACATGACATCCATTTTATATGAGGCTATCAGATTTCATATCTAGGAAATGTGTATGACACTTCATTGTCAGTCATTGTTTCCGTGCCATTTACAGCAGACAGGATGCACTTCTAGGTCGCTTCCTGTCGAGTTTAGTGCTTTTTTGTGCCACtttctgttgttgttgagtcaaaCCTCTCTTGTGTGCTCAGGTAGATGTTGCTTAGGTTAGCTGAATGTCTCTGCCAGGCGGCGCAATGTAATTGTCTAATGGAAGAGCAGCCCTTGAGCTTGACAATCAATCATGGCagcccaaacacacacacaaacacacactgtcCCATTACACCGCCACTTTGCTTCCTGAGTGACGTGGCTAACACACCCGAGAAAGATGACGGATGTCTGTTTTCTTGAGAATTTGTCAGCAGTGCCTAGAAAAGAAGGCTCAAAACGAAACACGTTGAAAAATAAAGGGGACACTGTCATAAGTCTGCATATGATATTAACAACATACATACAGAGGGAAGAAGAATTTTCAAACCTCCTGTTGACTACAAGCCTTAATAGAAACTGAAAATGACAACCACCTGTCAGAAAACCAAGTGGGCACGCTATCGGGTTTTTGCATTGACAGGAAAAAGCTAGTTTTCGACCGCCGACCACCAGCACGcacggcacaaaaaaaaaacaccccaaaaaagccaACCACAGGAAATGTGTTGAATAAATTTTGACTCACAAGTGTAATCAGGCCAGATGCTGCCGAACAGCAAGAGACACCTAcagctactttttttttgtcactgacAACAacgaaacaacaaaaaagtaagtACACGCTACTTATCTGGCAAGTGATTTCTATGCATTTTTATAGACGACTAGTGGAACAATGTCACCTgactaaaataataaaacatggcCGTCGTGCGTCCCTTTCAAAAGTGGgagtaaaaacaataataacacgCGCTGTTGTTCTCAGATCTCTCGCGTCATGTTTTGGTCGAACGTTTTGGCCGCCCTGGCGCTCTGCTTGGTCCACCGCGCGCGTCCGTCCTGCACGGAGGGCGGCCCCGCCGAGTGTCAGCGGGCCGAGGTGGCCCCGGGCAGCACCCTGGCCGGCGAGGGCTTCGACGTCACCCGGATGGAGCGCACGGGGGCTTTCGTCCTGGATATGAACGCCTGGCGGCGCAAGGACAAGAGCTGCACCCTGTGCGTCAATCCCTTTGCGGACAAGGCCAAGCAGAAGGTCCCCCTGGCCGTGGTGGACTGGCGGGCGCAGCAAATCTGCGAGGCCAAGGTGGCCGGCGCCGTCCACCGCTCCGGCGAGTCTCTGGTCCAGTCCTCCGACTCCACGGTGGAGAACAACTGGAAGTCCGGTCTGGGCTTGGACGTGGACAAGCATGGCGTCAAAGTCATGCTGGCTGCCACGCGTTCCAAACTGGCTCAGTACTCCTTGGAGAAGACCAAGAGCGACAAGTTTGCCTTCAGCAGCCAGGAACTCTCCTGCCAGTTCTACAGGTGAGTGGGGTGCGAGTCGGGAGCCAGCCGGTTGTTGAGCCGGTGGGATTTTCCGACAGTTACCGCGTGACCGGCAAGCCCCGGCTGCACAGGGAATTTCGGAGGGCGCTGAAGGAACTTCCCGAGACCTTCAGCCCCCGATACAAGCAGCGCTATTACAGACTGATCCAGAACTTTGGCACACATTACATCACCAAGGTAAAACCAGAAAAAAGAAAGGCGTTTATAGCAGTTGACGTCATttcccgtccgtccgtccgtccgtccgtccgtccgtctagGTGAAACTGGGAGGCTCCATCCGGTCGGTGACCAGCATCCAGCAGTGCCAGGCCGGCCTGCTGGGCTTCGACGTGGACGAGGTCAACATGTGCCTGGAATCGGAGGCCTCGCTCACCGTCAACGCGGCCCAGGCGGAAAGCCAAGTCAAACGCTGCAGGAGCGACGTGGCCAAAAGCCAGAGCAAGGCAGACTACTCCAGCGTCTTCAacgacaggtaaaaaaaaaaaaaaaaaaagccccccacTCCTCGGTCCAAGGCCAAGATCCGCAAGTCCCACTCCATTCCGACAGGTTCACGGAAACCAAGGGCGGTCTCACCACCGACCCGGACCTCCTGTTCTCGGCCCGCAAAGACCCGTCCGCCTACAAGGAATGGCTGGGCACGCTGGCCGGACACCCGGACGCCATCTCCTATTCTCTGGAGTCCCTACACGAGCTGTTGCCCAGCGCCGACGCGCCGCGGCGCAAAAACCTGCGCTCGGCCCTACGCCACTACATCCTGGAACGGGCGCTGATGCTCAACTGCAGCGGGCGCTGCCGGGCGGGCGTCAGGGGCGACCGGCGGGAGCCCTGCCTCTGCCGCTGCCACCACCAACGGCACGTGACGGGCGACTGCTGCCCCGCCCGGCGGGGCACGGCCAGGGTGACGCTCACCGTCCAACGGGCCTCGGGCCTGTGGGGCGACCACACCACGCCCACCGACGCCTACGTCAAGGTGATTTTCGGGCACCGCCAGTGGCGTTCCCCCGTGGTCCACAACGACGACCACCCCCGTTGGGACGCCGTGGTGGACCTGGGCACCCAGGACCTCTCGGCCGGCCTCCCCGTCCGCTTCCAGATCTGGGACCAGGACGGCGGCTGGGACGACGACCTGCTGGGGACGTGCCAACGGGTGCCCGGGGCGGGGGTGACGGCCGACGTGTGCGCCCTGCGACACGGGAAATTTTTCTACCAGTGGGCGGTGGAATGCGCGCCCGGTCTGGGCGGGGCCCGCTGCGTGGACTACGCGCCTTCGCCCATGGAGGGCGCTCTGAGCGGCTGGTACGCGTCTCGCCACGCGCACCCGCTCCCGCCGGCCATCTTGCTGGAGATGGGGGTTTTTCCGGGCACCACGTCCAACGGGAGCCTCGCCGATGCGCTTTAAAATGTGCCGTGTGAGAGCAAGCGTTTTTGACGTGGGCGGGGGGGCCTAAGGTATACATGGGCTTCCATTCCAAAGTCACTTGCTGTGTGGCATTTTGAAACACCACCCCCCCATTAAAGCCTTCTTGATAATAAACGTCACTCACTCGACAGGAATTGACACTTTTTAGCAACTTTGAGGCCACGTGAGACAGGAAGTGGTGACATTTCCTGTCACGCAGGTTTTCCATTCTCAGACAGAATAAAAGCCGAGCCTTGGTTCTCCTCCTATTTATTTGGACGCGCCGGCCGTCTGGCCATTTCAACGCTTAGCAAAAGTCCGTGACATccaaattacatttcaaaaacaacattaaattggGGAGGGGTGCTCTTGGAAAGCTTCACGTGGCCCGAATCAACCTGACGGAGATGAAGGGAGGCGGGGCATCAGAAAAGGGGACGGCGCTAGACTGGGCGGATGATTTTCTTACCTTTGTAGCCACCTGCAAACGGGCCCATTCCTGCGGCGCCGTACTTGGCCGCTTTGGCCTCTGCGGAAGGTACAAAAAAGTTTGTAGTATGAGGAAGTGCATGCAAATATTCAATCAAGGTGGGCTGACCTACCCAAGGGCCGGTGAGCCGGGCCCAGCTGCTGAGGAACGTAACCTTGACAAccacaaccacaaaaaaaaaaaatcaacagatgAGCCCCCAATCGGACGGTGACCCCATGACGGAGCCGGAAGAGAAAAGGTCACCTGTTTGCGGCGCTCCGTAGGCGGCGGGACCTGATGACGCACAAAATACCCGTCAACTCTGACTCCTTTTCTCCCCTTTTAGTTCTCACCGTGTTTGCCGGCTTTGCTGCCGTCGCCGCTGAGGCCGTGGGGGTGGGCG
Coding sequences within it:
- the paqr4a gene encoding progestin and adipoQ receptor family member 4a; the encoded protein is MPLGPAARLRRTDGRTDGQPLSGQTGGTPALSRRERWEMMSRKVLAAVLLLNVYMGVQSALSLFGGVPPSAPCLFGGFVLSALLALAFLKGPRRLLDRASSPPHLQFNQYVLTGYRPVSSAQECIRSLFYLHNELGNIYTHGIPLVCFVVLLPLNIPWSQISVTWLGVAHFLACLSPQLGSVLYHLFMNHEGGEPVYHTLLKLDVCGICMINTLGALPILYSTLLCYPRTRTAALWLYIVLSAYAIYCAVTARSSVRRLRSFAWQALFRFSFFVLRWAGVGGGSPTSLRHFLTMDALAVLGGVINIARVPERFRPGLFDYWCNSHQIMHVLVVISILYLHWGVLDDLLWIHSYRCPSD
- the coro1a gene encoding coronin-1A, producing MSPQVVRSSKFRHVFGQAAKADHCYDDIRVSQMTWDSTFCSVNPKFVAMIVDASGGGAFMVLPLNKTGRIDMSYPTVCGHKGPVLDIEFCPHNDNVIASGSEDCSVMIWEIPDGGLTSPLTRPVVKLEGHSRRVGILSWHPSARNVLLSAGCDNVLILWNVARGQAVVRMDQVHPDVIYGACWNADGSKILTSCKDKTLRVLEPRKGVVLQEKEKAHEGSRPVRAVWVSDGRILTTGFSRMSERQVALWDLEDFSSPLTLQEVDTSSGVLLPFFDRDTGVLYLCGKGDSSIRYFEVTEEPPYVHYLSMYSSMDSQKGMGYMPKRGLEIHKCEIARFYKLHEKKCEPIVMTVPRKSDQFQEDLYPDTAGPQASAEADEWFAGKEAPPVPLSLKDGFVATAKAVEFTLHKSLLKSGNLGGGASGGGGAAGGAEAQDVSALRRELKSLKATLEELSQRVGTLENKTL
- the LOC144208138 gene encoding perforin-1-like, with amino-acid sequence MFWSNVLAALALCLVHRARPSCTEGGPAECQRAEVAPGSTLAGEGFDVTRMERTGAFVLDMNAWRRKDKSCTLCVNPFADKAKQKVPLAVVDWRAQQICEAKVAGAVHRSGESLVQSSDSTVENNWKSGLGLDVDKHGVKVMLAATRSKLAQYSLEKTKSDKFAFSSQELSCQFYSYRVTGKPRLHREFRRALKELPETFSPRYKQRYYRLIQNFGTHYITKVKLGGSIRSVTSIQQCQAGLLGFDVDEVNMCLESEASLTVNAAQAESQVKRCRSDVAKSQSKADYSSVFNDRFTETKGGLTTDPDLLFSARKDPSAYKEWLGTLAGHPDAISYSLESLHELLPSADAPRRKNLRSALRHYILERALMLNCSGRCRAGVRGDRREPCLCRCHHQRHVTGDCCPARRGTARVTLTVQRASGLWGDHTTPTDAYVKVIFGHRQWRSPVVHNDDHPRWDAVVDLGTQDLSAGLPVRFQIWDQDGGWDDDLLGTCQRVPGAGVTADVCALRHGKFFYQWAVECAPGLGGARCVDYAPSPMEGALSGWYASRHAHPLPPAILLEMGVFPGTTSNGSLADAL